The segment CCGTCCTCGTCCAGGCTCACGAAGGGCTCGTCGAGCAGCACGAGTTCCAGCGGGCGGAGCCCGAGCCGCGCCAGCTCGAGGCGCTTGCGCATCCCGGTCGACCAGGCCCGCACGGGGACGTCCGCCGCCCCGCCGAGGTCGACTGCGGCCAGCGCGTCCCGCAGCTCGTCGTCCGCCGCCGCCGTCCCGGACATGCGGGCCGCGAAGCGCAGGTTCTCGACCCCGGTCAGTTCTTCGTAGGCGTGTCCGCCGGCCGTCATGAACGCGGCGCGCGCCCGGATCTCGTCCCCGCCCGCAGCGAGGGCGTGCCCCAGGACTTCCACCCGGCCCGCGGTCGGCCTGAGCAGCGTCGAGATCACGCGGAGCAGCGTCGTCTTGCCCGTCCCGTTGGCGCCGAGCAGCGCGACGATTGCCCCGCGGGGCACGGCGAGGTCGACCCCCCGCAGCGCCCAACGCCGCCCGAAGCGTCGGGTCACGCCCTCCGCGGCGACCGCGAGGCTCACCCGTCCGCCCCCGCGATTGGCCTGCCGCCGGGGCCGCTCATACGTTCCGCCGCATGGAACTCGACCGGATCGCCCGTCTCGCCGGCGGCGGGGGCAAGGTGCTGCTCTACGTGCTCGACGGGCTGGGCGGGCTGCCTCGCGAGCCCGGGGGGCCGACCGAACTGGAGGCCGCCCGCACCCCGCACCTGGACGAACTCGCGCGCGCCGGGACGTGCGGCCTCCACGACCCGGTTGCGCCGGGCATCACCCCGGGCAGCGGCCCCGGCCACCTGGCCCTGTTCGGCTACGATCCCCTCGTGTACGAGACCGGCCGCGGCGTGCTCGAAGCCCTCGGCATCGAATTCCCGCTCGGACCGGGCGACATCGCCGTGCGCGCCAACTTCTGCACCCTCGACGCCCAGGGCCGGGTGGCCGATCGCCGCGCGGGCCGCATCCCGTGCGAGGCAGCCGCCCCCCTGACCGCCCGGCTCGACGGCATCGAACTGGACGGCGCCCGCTGTACCGTGCGTCACGTGAAGGAACACCGCTTCGTCCTCGTCCTGCACCCCGATGCCCCGGCGGGCGACGCCGTGAACGACACCGATCCCGGCGTGACCGGCCGACCGCCCAGAGCCCCGGAGGTGCGGAACGCGGCAGCCGAGCCGACCGCGCGGCTTCTCGCTGCGTGGCTCGAAGCCGCCGCCGAACGACTCGCCGACCAACCGCGGGCGAACATGGCGCTCCTGCGCGGCGTCTCCAGCCAGCCCGACTGGCCGCTGTTCCCTGACGTATTCGGGATGCGCGCCGCCGCTGCCGCGGCGTACCCCATGTACCGCGGCGTCGCGCGCCTCGTCGGCATGGACGCGCGCACGGTGCCCGCGGGCGCCCCCCCGCTCGTCGACGCCCTGAAGGCGCGGTTCGCCGAGCACGATTTCTTCTTCCTCCACTTCAAGCCTCCCGACAAGGCCGGAGAAGACGGCGACTTCGACCGCAAGGTAGCCGCCATCGAGGAAGCGGACGCCATCGTGTCGGACCTCGTCGAAGCGGGCCCCGACGTCATCCTCGTGACCGGCGACCACTCCACGCCCTCCATCATGCGCAGCCACAGTTGGCACCCCGTGCCCTTCCTCCTCCACGGCGGCCCCGCCCGCAGCGACGCCGCCACGACGTTCGGCGAAACCGCATGCCGCACAGGCGCCCACGGGCGCGTCCGAGGCTGCGACCTCATGCGCCTCGCCGCCGCCAGCGCCGGCCGCCTCGCGAAGTTCGGAGCGTAGCCGCGTGGTATGATTCCGTACAGCCCGGATCGAGCGTACGGTACCCTTGCGATGCTGCTCGGTGTCCTCGCCTGCGACGACAGGACTGCCTCCCAGGGGTCCGCGGCCCCCGGCGACCGGGAGGT is part of the Candidatus Palauibacter soopunensis genome and harbors:
- the ccmA gene encoding heme ABC exporter ATP-binding protein CcmA; the protein is MSLAVAAEGVTRRFGRRWALRGVDLAVPRGAIVALLGANGTGKTTLLRVISTLLRPTAGRVEVLGHALAAGGDEIRARAAFMTAGGHAYEELTGVENLRFAARMSGTAAADDELRDALAAVDLGGAADVPVRAWSTGMRKRLELARLGLRPLELVLLDEPFVSLDEDGVGLVHEAVRGWREAGAAVVIASHRVEDATRHADEVVRLVGGRVAAETA
- a CDS encoding 2,3-bisphosphoglycerate-independent phosphoglycerate mutase, with protein sequence MELDRIARLAGGGGKVLLYVLDGLGGLPREPGGPTELEAARTPHLDELARAGTCGLHDPVAPGITPGSGPGHLALFGYDPLVYETGRGVLEALGIEFPLGPGDIAVRANFCTLDAQGRVADRRAGRIPCEAAAPLTARLDGIELDGARCTVRHVKEHRFVLVLHPDAPAGDAVNDTDPGVTGRPPRAPEVRNAAAEPTARLLAAWLEAAAERLADQPRANMALLRGVSSQPDWPLFPDVFGMRAAAAAAYPMYRGVARLVGMDARTVPAGAPPLVDALKARFAEHDFFFLHFKPPDKAGEDGDFDRKVAAIEEADAIVSDLVEAGPDVILVTGDHSTPSIMRSHSWHPVPFLLHGGPARSDAATTFGETACRTGAHGRVRGCDLMRLAAASAGRLAKFGA